The Methanobacterium petrolearium genome contains a region encoding:
- a CDS encoding FeoA family protein, producing MIKTLNNLEKGENGVIKAFNGNSKVKKHLMEMGLVRGSDVKVERVAPLGDPIEVKIKGYSLSLRKEEAKQIEIEIK from the coding sequence ATGATAAAAACATTGAATAATCTTGAAAAGGGTGAGAATGGAGTAATAAAGGCTTTTAATGGTAATAGCAAAGTTAAAAAGCATTTAATGGAAATGGGTCTTGTTCGAGGGTCTGATGTGAAGGTAGAAAGAGTAGCACCCCTGGGAGATCCAATTGAAGTTAAAATCAAAGGTTATTCCCTTTCCCTGAGAAAAGAAGAGGCAAAACAGATCGAGATAGAGATAAAATGA
- a CDS encoding cysteine-rich small domain-containing protein translates to MMIYIVGIGYSKEHLTLQALNILNEADLIIGNSFHLKQIEDLIKGKKTIRENIAKEEMVHLTILKSLDNKNVALISSDPEAEGILNIFYQSLDKYPDVEAKVVPGVTAVAYASTTLGTLNDFAVINLNDATIPLCEMKNRLKNAVAAELILILQKIPGTDHRDVHKILKELLNDSTPVGIFKILPVSELKEVSQLKETSNTSPVPESRLSEYVVSTMGNINWDDVDKSPLLVLGNKFTYIQNGKMVTPRGYVLYPVIHPLTRKFYENYLAGEGVEGPNFDCSDYPCHYHCQNCTFCYCPFYPCGDSSTGGKWIKGKPVWDCTDCLWIHQDDTVDCIQRKLDDILLEVEDLQNKKKELLKLRRECLYYTLND, encoded by the coding sequence ATGATGATATATATAGTGGGAATTGGATATTCAAAAGAACATCTAACTCTCCAGGCCTTAAATATCCTGAATGAGGCAGATTTAATCATTGGCAACTCTTTTCATCTTAAACAGATAGAAGATCTGATAAAAGGCAAAAAAACTATAAGAGAGAACATAGCAAAAGAAGAGATGGTTCATTTAACTATTCTTAAATCTTTAGACAACAAAAATGTGGCCTTAATATCATCTGATCCTGAGGCAGAGGGAATTCTTAACATTTTCTATCAATCCCTGGATAAATATCCGGATGTGGAAGCAAAAGTGGTTCCTGGAGTAACTGCAGTAGCCTATGCATCTACCACCTTAGGGACACTTAATGATTTTGCAGTTATAAATTTGAACGATGCCACCATCCCTTTATGTGAGATGAAAAACCGGTTAAAGAACGCCGTAGCAGCAGAACTCATTCTCATACTCCAGAAAATCCCTGGAACAGACCATAGGGATGTGCATAAAATTTTAAAAGAGCTTTTAAATGATTCCACACCCGTGGGAATTTTTAAAATCCTTCCAGTATCTGAGTTAAAGGAAGTATCCCAATTAAAAGAAACTTCAAACACATCCCCTGTACCTGAATCCAGATTATCTGAATATGTTGTAAGCACTATGGGAAATATAAACTGGGATGATGTTGACAAATCCCCTCTGCTTGTATTAGGAAACAAGTTCACTTACATTCAGAATGGTAAAATGGTAACACCCAGGGGTTATGTCTTATACCCTGTGATTCATCCCCTTACCAGAAAGTTCTATGAGAATTACCTGGCAGGTGAAGGTGTAGAAGGTCCTAACTTTGATTGTTCTGACTATCCCTGTCATTATCATTGCCAAAACTGCACTTTCTGTTACTGTCCATTCTACCCCTGCGGAGACTCTTCTACTGGAGGTAAATGGATTAAAGGAAAACCAGTATGGGATTGCACAGATTGCCTGTGGATCCATCAGGACGATACAGTAGATTGCATACAGAGAAAACTGGATGATATATTACTTGAAGTGGAAGACCTGCAAAATAAGAAGAAAGAACTCTTGAAATTGCGCAGAGAATGCCTATATTACACTTTAAATGATTGA
- a CDS encoding DMT family transporter, with translation MVNPWFLLFIGVGVEVVATTCLKLSEGFTKVWPSVGFLLFFAIGFYLFSVCMNHIEMGIAYAVWAGLGIGLIAIVGVIFFSEEISFLKFLAIAMIIGGAVILNMTSTG, from the coding sequence ATGGTTAATCCGTGGTTTTTACTATTTATTGGGGTGGGAGTGGAAGTGGTGGCCACTACTTGCCTGAAACTATCTGAGGGTTTTACTAAAGTATGGCCTTCTGTTGGGTTTCTCCTTTTCTTTGCCATTGGCTTTTACCTGTTTTCAGTATGTATGAATCATATTGAAATGGGGATTGCATATGCAGTTTGGGCAGGATTAGGAATTGGATTAATAGCTATAGTGGGCGTTATCTTTTTCAGTGAAGAGATAAGTTTTTTAAAATTTCTGGCAATTGCAATGATTATTGGGGGAGCTGTGATTCTTAATATGACCAGCACAGGATAA
- a CDS encoding permease — MSFVVNFFQLFYQIILENSFFILVGFLMAGLIHMFLPSHLLEKLVGTSTLGGIIKGILVGLPLPICSCGIVPAAIALKDKGIRDSVSASFLVSTSGFSVSSVIPSYSFLGLPLTLMRPVIAAISGVTAGLLVHFIGENETTHINHLNCPVKDHNSESHCDGCGNKFINFNGKFNEKEGSEFKSNIGEGGPTSDYNGNWDDRAYAKIKEIVRYSFKDSFADVSTSLLFGLLFAALIGALMSMGMPWDFLKTFASDPVLSLFILLLVAIPIYVCPTASIPLALSFIFMGFTPGSILVFLYAGPATNMASMSMILSKFKKRFLTSYIVSIVSVSLIMGYLVNLFSSYFIQGVSITDLSAYTSFVPYSVKLLSSVLMVVLIIYGIYRTHFSSKRIIKR; from the coding sequence ATGAGTTTTGTTGTTAACTTCTTCCAATTATTTTATCAGATAATTCTGGAAAACTCTTTTTTTATCCTGGTAGGATTTTTGATGGCAGGCTTAATTCACATGTTTCTCCCTTCTCACCTACTGGAAAAATTAGTGGGAACTTCAACTCTTGGAGGAATCATAAAGGGAATCTTAGTGGGTCTTCCACTTCCAATATGTTCCTGTGGAATTGTTCCTGCAGCCATAGCCTTAAAAGATAAGGGTATTCGGGATTCAGTTTCAGCATCTTTTTTAGTTTCAACATCAGGATTTAGTGTGAGTTCGGTTATACCGTCCTACTCATTCCTGGGACTGCCATTAACCCTTATGCGGCCAGTGATAGCAGCAATTTCTGGTGTAACCGCCGGTTTACTGGTCCATTTTATTGGGGAAAATGAGACTACACATATAAATCACCTTAACTGTCCGGTTAAAGACCATAATAGTGAAAGTCACTGTGATGGATGTGGAAATAAATTCATTAACTTTAATGGCAAGTTCAATGAAAAGGAGGGCAGTGAATTTAAATCTAATATTGGGGAGGGTGGGCCTACCAGTGATTATAATGGTAACTGGGATGATAGGGCCTATGCTAAAATCAAAGAAATCGTAAGATATTCCTTTAAGGACTCATTTGCCGATGTTTCAACATCACTTCTGTTTGGTCTGCTTTTTGCAGCATTGATAGGTGCACTTATGAGTATGGGAATGCCCTGGGACTTTTTAAAGACTTTTGCATCTGATCCAGTGTTATCCCTTTTCATATTATTGCTGGTGGCAATTCCCATATATGTCTGTCCCACAGCTTCCATCCCTTTGGCACTGTCCTTTATCTTCATGGGATTCACTCCTGGAAGCATACTGGTTTTCCTTTATGCAGGTCCTGCCACCAACATGGCTTCCATGTCAATGATTCTCAGCAAGTTCAAAAAAAGGTTCCTCACCAGCTACATAGTTTCCATAGTGAGTGTATCTCTTATTATGGGATATTTGGTCAATTTATTCAGCAGTTATTTTATTCAGGGTGTTAGTATCACTGATCTAAGTGCATACACCAGTTTTGTTCCTTACTCAGTGAAATTATTATCCTCAGTTTTAATGGTTGTTCTGATAATATATGGGATATACAGAACCCATTTTTCATCCAAAAGAATAATCAAACGTTAA
- a CDS encoding FeoA family protein, with product MSLAMATENENLKIVQIWHGGKFQKRLQEMGIYKDSQIKVVKNDIHGPLIVDVKGSRLIIGRGQAQKIMVEGYRNE from the coding sequence ATGAGCTTAGCAATGGCCACAGAAAATGAGAATCTGAAAATCGTCCAGATCTGGCATGGAGGTAAATTCCAGAAAAGACTCCAGGAGATGGGAATATACAAGGATTCCCAGATCAAGGTTGTGAAAAATGATATCCACGGACCGTTAATTGTGGATGTTAAGGGTTCACGACTGATCATTGGACGAGGACAGGCACAAAAAATAATGGTTGAAGGTTATCGAAATGAATAA
- a CDS encoding ECF transporter S component produces the protein MDFMTLGSWILFFLLIIGIILAFFRIFEKSKPSVEHLVLIAILVAISVMGDLPTAAIPGLTVASFIIITTGIVFGKKTGFVTGILTPLVLSLFLGLGYWTVLQMIAWGLMGLTAGILSSKLDKNKYLRSGFGFAWGFLYGWITNLSMLPFLSSITLTSVIGVYAASFPFDLIHAVTNAVLLFLFFSLFERIFNRAKDRFISPAMKESPEKEPANN, from the coding sequence ATGGATTTTATGACTTTAGGAAGCTGGATACTATTCTTTTTATTAATTATTGGAATTATTTTAGCCTTTTTTAGAATTTTCGAAAAATCAAAACCAAGTGTAGAACATTTAGTGTTGATTGCAATTCTAGTTGCAATATCGGTTATGGGAGATCTTCCCACAGCTGCCATACCCGGGCTTACAGTGGCATCTTTCATAATAATCACCACAGGAATAGTTTTCGGGAAAAAAACCGGGTTTGTAACTGGAATTCTAACCCCCCTGGTACTGAGTCTGTTTCTAGGGTTAGGGTACTGGACAGTGCTGCAAATGATTGCCTGGGGACTGATGGGGTTAACTGCAGGAATATTAAGTAGCAAACTTGACAAAAACAAGTACCTACGATCAGGTTTTGGTTTTGCCTGGGGATTCCTCTATGGGTGGATAACCAACCTTTCTATGTTACCGTTCCTAAGCAGCATCACTCTAACCAGTGTGATCGGAGTTTATGCTGCAAGCTTCCCCTTTGATCTTATTCATGCTGTTACCAATGCTGTGCTCCTTTTCCTGTTCTTCAGCCTATTTGAAAGGATATTTAATCGAGCTAAAGACAGATTTATCAGTCCAGCCATGAAAGAATCCCCAGAAAAAGAACCAGCTAATAATTAA
- a CDS encoding DNA helicase PriA, translating to MKCKICGCVFDENKRSNTCQGCPVHNCNMIRCPNCGFEQLPESKTGSKLAKFLSSFFKPSNQK from the coding sequence ATGAAATGTAAAATTTGTGGTTGTGTTTTTGATGAAAATAAAAGGTCTAATACTTGTCAGGGATGTCCTGTCCACAACTGTAACATGATCAGATGTCCTAACTGTGGATTTGAACAGTTACCTGAATCAAAAACAGGATCAAAATTGGCTAAATTTTTATCTTCATTTTTTAAACCTTCAAATCAAAAGTAG
- the feoB gene encoding ferrous iron transport protein B produces MNKIKIALAGNPNVGKSTLFNRLTGMRQHVGNWPGKTVEKKEGTFQYNNYEIEVVDLPGNYSLTAYSVEEVVSRDYIVNEKPDVIVNIIDAANLERNLYLTVQMMELGANTILALNMNKFAREKGLKINKEQLSKLLGVPVIEIEAVDETGSDELLNTIVKVSKSPNIVMDRLEYGNEVSEHMEQIEKIIDQDIPHLDAPTSWIALKLMEDDPEIIKKIEETGKGQRVIREVKKIQRHFNDVFDDDADAAITDARYGFIAGLVSESVKKPKIDKITRSDLIDRIVTHKYLGIPIFLLIMWLTFQITFTLGDPLGGYVEEAFAWLGETISASMGEGFLTSFIVDGIIGGVGGVLVFVPLIFILFLILSILEDSGYLARAAFVMDRFMHKLVGLHGKSFIPMILGFGCAVPGIMATRTLENEKDRLLTMLIVPFMSCSARLPVYALIVAAFFSAYQGWVIFSLYLLGIVVAIIVAAIFKKTIFKGMSAPFVMELPPYRIPTAKGALIHMWERGVLFLKKAGTIILALSVVIWALSSLPVGVEYGSQESVTGQIGTALSPIFEPLGFGEWQATVAIIYGFLAKEVVVSTFGTLYGIGEDGGGEEAPTEETSVDETAQAEQASNEEAPAEEEEETAPEEDPGFIAVMQELFTPLSAYAYMVFVLLYIPCLATLAAIRRETNSWKWPTFAAVYTFVVAYVVSFVVYQGGSIMGF; encoded by the coding sequence ATGAATAAGATAAAAATAGCCCTAGCAGGAAATCCCAATGTGGGAAAAAGTACACTGTTTAACCGGTTAACTGGCATGCGCCAGCATGTTGGTAACTGGCCAGGTAAAACTGTTGAAAAAAAGGAAGGAACATTCCAGTACAACAACTATGAAATAGAGGTGGTGGATCTTCCAGGAAATTACAGTCTAACTGCCTACTCTGTAGAAGAAGTAGTTTCCCGGGATTATATCGTGAATGAAAAACCTGATGTAATAGTTAATATTATTGATGCTGCTAACTTAGAAAGAAATTTGTATTTAACAGTTCAAATGATGGAATTAGGTGCAAACACGATTCTGGCACTTAACATGAATAAATTTGCCCGGGAAAAAGGACTGAAAATCAACAAAGAACAGCTTTCAAAACTTTTAGGTGTACCAGTAATAGAAATTGAAGCTGTGGATGAAACTGGCAGTGATGAACTCCTGAACACCATAGTGAAAGTTTCCAAATCACCTAATATTGTTATGGACCGGTTGGAATATGGTAATGAAGTATCAGAACACATGGAACAGATTGAAAAAATCATTGACCAGGATATACCACATCTGGATGCACCTACAAGTTGGATAGCTCTTAAATTAATGGAAGATGATCCAGAAATTATAAAAAAAATCGAAGAAACTGGAAAAGGACAGAGAGTCATAAGGGAAGTAAAAAAAATCCAGAGACATTTCAACGATGTTTTTGATGATGATGCTGATGCTGCCATTACCGATGCCCGGTATGGTTTCATAGCAGGACTAGTTTCAGAATCAGTAAAAAAACCCAAAATCGATAAAATCACCAGATCCGATCTCATTGACAGGATTGTGACTCATAAATATCTGGGAATACCCATATTCCTCCTTATAATGTGGTTAACTTTCCAAATAACCTTCACTCTGGGTGATCCATTGGGAGGTTATGTTGAAGAAGCTTTCGCCTGGCTGGGAGAAACAATATCTGCCAGTATGGGTGAAGGATTCCTGACGTCATTCATTGTTGATGGAATAATAGGGGGTGTAGGTGGAGTACTGGTATTCGTACCCCTGATCTTCATATTGTTCCTGATACTCAGTATCTTAGAAGACAGTGGGTACCTGGCCAGAGCTGCATTTGTAATGGACCGTTTCATGCACAAACTAGTTGGTTTACATGGAAAATCATTCATACCCATGATACTTGGTTTTGGATGTGCAGTACCTGGAATAATGGCCACCAGAACCCTGGAAAATGAGAAAGATCGATTGTTAACCATGTTAATTGTTCCTTTCATGTCTTGTAGTGCTCGGTTACCGGTTTATGCATTGATTGTAGCTGCATTCTTCTCAGCATATCAGGGATGGGTTATATTCTCCCTGTACCTTCTGGGAATAGTGGTGGCAATCATAGTGGCAGCAATATTCAAGAAAACCATATTCAAAGGAATGTCAGCACCCTTTGTAATGGAATTACCTCCCTACAGAATACCCACAGCAAAAGGTGCCCTCATACACATGTGGGAGCGAGGCGTACTCTTCCTGAAAAAAGCAGGTACCATCATTTTAGCACTTTCAGTGGTAATATGGGCTTTAAGCAGCTTACCAGTAGGAGTGGAATACGGTTCACAGGAAAGTGTAACTGGACAGATAGGAACTGCATTATCTCCCATATTCGAACCACTTGGATTCGGTGAATGGCAGGCCACTGTGGCCATAATCTACGGATTCCTGGCCAAGGAGGTGGTGGTAAGCACATTTGGTACCCTGTATGGTATTGGTGAAGATGGTGGTGGAGAAGAGGCACCTACTGAGGAAACTTCTGTTGATGAAACAGCACAAGCAGAACAGGCATCAAATGAAGAAGCACCTGCTGAAGAAGAGGAGGAAACTGCACCTGAAGAAGATCCAGGTTTCATTGCAGTGATGCAGGAATTATTTACTCCCCTCTCTGCCTATGCCTACATGGTGTTCGTACTTCTCTACATACCATGTCTGGCTACCTTAGCTGCCATAAGAAGAGAGACCAACTCCTGGAAATGGCCTACATTTGCTGCAGTATACACCTTTGTGGTGGCTTATGTGGTTTCATTTGTAGTTTACCAGGGAGGTTCAATCATGGGATTCTAG
- the mtrA gene encoding tetrahydromethanopterin S-methyltransferase subunit A → MAEKKEPAEGWPVINGDYVVGDPQSCVAGATLASHIEEVLVDAGAAIAGPCKTENLGIEKMMANLISNPNIRFLVLCGSEVQGHITGQSIEALHANGVDPDKRKIVGATGAIPFIENIPDEAIQRFQQQLEIVSMIDVEDAAAIQSQVKECIEKDPGAAEEEAMIIEVHEDEGEENGLDGESLEENITSIDLDPVTIQFVCLEKNT, encoded by the coding sequence ATGGCTGAAAAAAAAGAACCTGCAGAAGGATGGCCGGTTATTAATGGAGATTATGTGGTGGGTGACCCGCAAAGCTGTGTTGCTGGTGCTACACTTGCTTCTCATATTGAAGAAGTGCTGGTGGATGCAGGGGCTGCCATTGCCGGGCCCTGCAAAACTGAAAACCTGGGAATTGAGAAGATGATGGCCAACTTAATTTCCAACCCCAACATCCGGTTCCTGGTACTGTGTGGATCAGAGGTGCAGGGACACATTACGGGTCAGAGTATTGAAGCTCTGCATGCCAATGGTGTGGATCCTGATAAAAGGAAGATAGTTGGTGCTACTGGTGCCATTCCATTCATAGAAAACATACCAGATGAGGCTATCCAACGATTCCAACAACAACTGGAGATAGTGAGTATGATCGATGTTGAAGATGCAGCAGCTATCCAGTCACAGGTTAAAGAATGCATTGAAAAGGATCCTGGTGCCGCAGAAGAAGAAGCTATGATCATTGAAGTTCACGAAGATGAAGGAGAAGAAAACGGATTAGATGGGGAAAGTTTGGAAGAAAACATTACCTCCATTGATCTAGATCCAGTCACGATTCAGTTTGTCTGTCTGGAAAAAAATACATAA
- a CDS encoding adenosylcobinamide amidohydrolase, with the protein MKIQKSKTKEYRDSFKLIHQTDTGEKVYRLGRSILIKLPENRNSVITSWINGGYREDLQAIFNHQLNQSEIDHLENGPVPEFMRNTAKKMGMDPGRTSGFLTVAYMDNVAIITKTFREIEVTAIVTAGIEVNGGRAGDTASYYELNGTYEFEVGTINTVLIVNCNLSESTLIRSMMTAVEAKTVALQELMAPSKYSHGVATGSGTDNIAIISNMESEDVLTSAGKHSKLGELIGKSVIEATKQSLSKQSNLNPDSQCDMLVRLERFKVDPENYWEHARSAYQEPDKTKFMENLHDFSKNPLVVSLVASILHLIDETSWGLASQGAAEKTAISLMKTLPDLLKIENVPNYEKLLDQSDSVLINWIRVSTWVILNMKK; encoded by the coding sequence TTGAAAATTCAAAAAAGTAAAACAAAGGAATACAGGGATTCATTTAAACTCATCCACCAAACAGATACTGGAGAAAAGGTTTACAGACTTGGAAGGTCCATTCTTATCAAATTACCTGAGAATCGGAATTCTGTAATCACTTCATGGATTAATGGAGGTTACCGGGAAGATCTCCAGGCTATATTTAACCATCAACTGAATCAAAGCGAGATTGATCACCTAGAAAATGGCCCTGTACCTGAATTTATGAGGAATACTGCAAAAAAAATGGGAATGGACCCAGGAAGGACTTCTGGCTTTTTGACTGTGGCTTATATGGATAATGTTGCCATAATAACTAAAACTTTCCGAGAGATAGAAGTTACTGCCATAGTAACTGCGGGAATTGAGGTTAATGGTGGTCGGGCTGGAGATACTGCATCATACTATGAACTAAATGGGACTTATGAATTTGAGGTGGGCACCATAAATACTGTTTTAATAGTTAACTGTAACTTATCTGAAAGTACCCTCATAAGATCAATGATGACTGCAGTGGAGGCAAAGACAGTTGCTCTCCAGGAACTCATGGCACCCAGCAAGTACTCTCACGGCGTTGCAACTGGTTCTGGAACAGATAACATAGCAATAATCTCCAACATGGAAAGTGAAGACGTTTTAACCAGTGCAGGGAAACATTCAAAACTGGGAGAACTCATTGGAAAAAGCGTGATTGAAGCCACTAAACAATCTCTGTCAAAACAGAGTAACCTGAATCCTGATTCTCAATGTGATATGCTGGTTCGATTGGAACGTTTCAAAGTTGACCCTGAAAATTACTGGGAACATGCCAGAAGTGCCTACCAAGAGCCGGATAAAACTAAATTCATGGAAAACCTTCATGATTTTTCCAAAAATCCACTGGTTGTGTCCCTGGTTGCATCCATCCTACACCTTATCGATGAAACCAGTTGGGGGCTAGCCAGCCAAGGAGCAGCTGAAAAAACTGCAATTTCTCTAATGAAAACACTGCCAGATCTCCTGAAAATTGAAAATGTGCCTAATTATGAAAAATTGTTAGATCAAAGTGATTCCGTCCTTATTAACTGGATTAGAGTTAGTACCTGGGTTATACTTAACATGAAAAAATAA
- a CDS encoding MBL fold metallo-hydrolase, producing MNKFSFITRIPNEPGALHRVAKIAKIHNANIHRIHYNYKIDLNTVFFEISSSKEAYEKIRNELNELGYLQISLEPVHYLKFNIFLPNRPGALFEFLDNITSTNANIAFLDFDERSNRHDKLTVGLTLDNTSTVNLLLENLQQRYPMEILEYDAEGEKLDDTVFYLLFAQKIREIIGTEDDFLFKLLNDINHIVQELTRLGENPKKVFESIITTGNTLKNTQGDKFFADVQIININNDSFLYGIQPPCGGNIYLVESKDELVMIDSGYGIYYGDMVKLFQHIGINLKKLKGIYITHADADHSGAGGLYDVKSYLNKGTLDIINKTNRAYGSAVEECVLEEVYTKLINLFSNFNPPTNVDVFPNKIIKRRGKIPVIHSFKVGDLKFEVLESLGGHLHGQAFFLCPAEGLLFTADSLINFESLSSERKKYNILAKNLMTSVNVDTERARKERKTLLELISSLNEALLSEGKQCLICGGHGAISVFDGNTLKVNGKIHHYGSDS from the coding sequence ATGAATAAATTTTCTTTTATAACCAGAATACCCAATGAACCCGGTGCTTTACATAGGGTTGCGAAAATAGCAAAAATTCACAATGCCAATATCCATCGCATCCACTATAACTATAAAATTGATCTAAACACAGTATTTTTTGAAATATCTTCCTCCAAAGAAGCATATGAAAAAATTAGAAATGAACTAAATGAACTTGGTTATCTGCAAATCTCACTGGAACCAGTCCATTATCTAAAATTCAACATATTTCTCCCCAACCGTCCCGGAGCTTTATTTGAGTTTTTAGATAATATCACCTCAACCAATGCAAATATCGCTTTTTTGGACTTTGATGAGAGGAGTAACCGGCATGATAAATTAACAGTTGGCCTCACCCTGGATAATACTTCAACAGTGAACTTACTCCTGGAAAATTTACAGCAACGTTATCCAATGGAAATATTGGAATATGATGCTGAAGGAGAAAAACTTGATGATACTGTTTTTTACCTACTTTTTGCCCAGAAAATTAGGGAAATAATAGGAACTGAGGATGATTTTTTATTTAAATTATTAAATGACATCAATCACATTGTTCAGGAGTTAACTCGTCTTGGTGAAAACCCTAAAAAAGTATTCGAAAGCATAATAACCACAGGAAACACGCTGAAAAACACTCAAGGAGACAAATTCTTTGCAGATGTGCAAATAATTAATATAAATAATGATTCTTTTCTTTACGGTATTCAACCACCCTGCGGAGGAAATATATATCTTGTTGAAAGTAAGGATGAGTTGGTAATGATAGATTCTGGTTACGGAATTTACTATGGGGATATGGTAAAATTATTCCAGCACATTGGAATTAACCTTAAAAAACTCAAAGGGATTTATATAACTCATGCAGATGCCGATCATTCAGGTGCAGGAGGTTTATATGATGTTAAATCATATTTAAATAAAGGCACACTTGATATTATCAATAAAACCAACAGAGCTTATGGGTCTGCTGTTGAAGAGTGCGTTCTGGAGGAAGTCTACACCAAACTCATCAATCTTTTTTCAAATTTTAACCCCCCAACCAATGTAGATGTTTTCCCGAACAAAATAATAAAAAGGAGAGGGAAAATTCCGGTTATACACTCTTTTAAAGTTGGTGATCTCAAGTTTGAAGTTCTGGAAAGTTTAGGCGGGCACCTCCATGGTCAAGCTTTTTTCTTATGCCCTGCAGAAGGCCTTTTATTCACTGCAGATTCCCTTATAAATTTCGAAAGTTTGAGTTCTGAAAGAAAAAAATACAATATCCTTGCCAAGAATCTAATGACCTCTGTAAATGTTGACACTGAAAGAGCCAGAAAGGAAAGAAAAACCCTTCTTGAATTAATTTCCAGTCTAAACGAGGCACTACTAAGTGAGGGCAAACAATGTTTAATATGTGGTGGACACGGTGCCATCTCTGTTTTTGATGGAAATACATTGAAAGTTAACGGAAAAATACATCATTACGGTTCTGATAGTTAA